One part of the Plasmodium yoelii strain 17X genome assembly, chromosome: 13 genome encodes these proteins:
- a CDS encoding thioredoxin-related protein, putative, with product MVGFAKGFVFFLFLTLFNYCYSQDVIELNDANFESLTQISTGNTTGSWFIKFYAPWCSHCKAMNKAWTELASEMKGTINIAKVDVTTNSKTRKRFKIEGFPTLIYFKNGKMYDYKSNDRSLEALKNFILESYKNVKPSDAPTPLSYADILKELAHETFLNIDRIYKYAFPALALISVISFLIGFIFCLALCKMCCKKGCPKSKKKD from the exons atggtaGGTTTTGCAAAAGGTTTcgtattttttcttttccttACACTTTTTAATTATTGTTATTCTCAAGATGTAATTGAATTAAATGACGCAAATTTCGAAAGCTTAACACAAATATCAACTGGGAATACCACAg GATCATggtttataaaattttatgcaCCATGGTGTTCACATTGTAAAGCCATGAATAAGGCTTGGACTGAATTAGCTTCAGAAATGAAAGGAACTATAAATATAGCAAAGGTTGATGTAACTACCAATTCTAAAACAAGAAAAAGATTTAAAATCGAAGGATTCCCAACATTAATTTActttaaaaatggaaaaatgtATGATTATAAAAGTAATGATAGGTCTCTAGAAGCATTAAAAAATTTCATTTTAGAATcctataaaaatgttaaaccATCAGATGCACCTACACCTCTTAGCTATGCTGATATTTTGAAAGAATTAGCACACGAAACATTCTTAAATATTGATAGAATCTATAAATATGCATTCCCTGCATTAGCACTTATTTCtgttatatcatttttaattggatttattttttgtttagcTTTATGCAAAATGTGTTGTAAAAAAGGATGCCcaaaatctaaaaaaaaagattaa